One Devosia lacusdianchii genomic window carries:
- a CDS encoding replicative DNA helicase codes for MAEIARLHPAEDKSFRLAPHNVEAEQALLGALLLNNDAFYRVSDFLEPIHFYEPIHRDIYELAGKIIRAGKSADPTTIKTHLPEQLLPDVTMAQYLARLAAEATTVLNAADYGQAIYDLAIRRNLILVGEEMVQVAYESDVEMTPVKQIEKVEGELFQLAEKGRYDGGFQNFSTALSASIQMAGEAYQRDGGLSGVATLMDDLDRQMGGLQRSDLIILAGRPAMGKTSLATNIAFNVAKSWKGEVTPDGNQKTVNGGIVGFFSLEMSSEQLATRILAEQAEISSSDIRRGRIHDSQFSKLVDVSNMMSKLPLYIDDTGGISVAQLAARARRLKRQKGLDFLVIDYLQLLSGSSKASSQNRVQELTEITTTLKALAKELEVPIVALSQLSRQVEARDDKHPQLADLRESGSIEQDADVVLFVYREEYYLKNKEPKEGTPEHLTWQGEMEKVHGKAEVIIAKQRHGPTGTVQLSFEAQYTRFGNLARADYLPERME; via the coding sequence ATGGCAGAGATAGCGCGGCTTCATCCGGCCGAAGACAAATCGTTTCGTCTTGCGCCCCATAACGTGGAGGCCGAGCAGGCCCTGCTGGGTGCATTGCTGCTCAACAATGATGCCTTTTATCGCGTTTCCGATTTCCTGGAGCCGATCCACTTTTACGAACCGATCCACCGCGACATCTATGAGCTTGCCGGCAAGATCATCCGGGCCGGTAAATCGGCCGATCCCACCACGATCAAGACCCACCTGCCCGAGCAATTGCTGCCGGATGTGACCATGGCGCAGTACCTGGCGCGCCTGGCTGCCGAGGCGACGACCGTGCTGAACGCGGCCGATTACGGCCAGGCGATCTACGATCTGGCGATCCGCCGCAACCTGATCCTCGTCGGCGAGGAGATGGTGCAGGTTGCCTATGAGTCGGACGTCGAAATGACGCCGGTGAAGCAGATCGAAAAGGTGGAAGGCGAACTGTTCCAGCTCGCCGAAAAGGGCCGCTATGACGGCGGCTTCCAGAATTTCTCCACCGCGCTCAGCGCGTCGATCCAGATGGCGGGCGAGGCCTATCAGCGCGATGGCGGCCTTTCGGGCGTGGCCACGCTGATGGACGATCTCGACCGGCAGATGGGCGGCCTGCAACGGTCGGACTTGATCATCCTTGCCGGTCGCCCCGCCATGGGCAAGACCTCGCTGGCAACCAATATCGCCTTCAACGTTGCCAAGTCGTGGAAGGGCGAAGTCACCCCCGACGGCAACCAGAAGACGGTCAATGGCGGTATTGTGGGCTTTTTCAGCCTCGAAATGAGTTCGGAACAGCTCGCCACGCGTATCCTGGCCGAGCAGGCCGAGATTTCGTCATCGGATATTCGCCGCGGCCGCATTCACGACAGCCAGTTTTCCAAACTGGTGGATGTCTCCAACATGATGAGCAAGCTGCCGCTTTATATCGACGACACGGGCGGTATCAGCGTGGCGCAGCTGGCGGCGCGTGCGCGACGCCTCAAGCGCCAGAAGGGGCTCGATTTTCTCGTCATCGACTATCTGCAACTGCTGAGCGGCTCGAGCAAGGCATCGAGCCAAAACCGCGTGCAGGAACTGACGGAAATCACCACGACGCTCAAGGCGCTGGCCAAGGAACTGGAAGTGCCGATTGTGGCGCTCAGCCAGCTGTCGCGACAGGTTGAAGCACGCGATGACAAGCATCCGCAACTGGCGGATCTGCGCGAATCGGGTTCTATCGAGCAGGACGCCGACGTGGTGCTTTTCGTGTATCGCGAAGAGTACTATCTGAAGAACAAAGAGCCCAAAGAGGGCACGCCGGAACATCTGACCTGGCAAGGGGAAATGGAAAAGGTGCACGGCAAGGCCGAAGTCATCATCGCCAAGCAGCGCCACGGCCCCACTGGCACGGTGCAGCTCAGCTTCGAGGCGCAGTATACGCGCTTCGGCAATCTGGCACGCGCCGACTACCTTCCCGAGCGCATGGAATAG
- the rplI gene encoding 50S ribosomal protein L9 codes for MKVILLERIGRTGSIGDEVSVKDGFARNFLLPQGKALRATEANRKKFEGERAHIEKRNEERRNAAAGIAEGLNGKTVVIIRQAGETGQLYGSVASRDIVEALAADGFIVQRSQVDLADPIKSVGVHAVPLNLHAEVAVSINVNVARSEDEAARQSAGEDVTVTVYEDDVEGDFAAGQKDAQQDDRFDDEV; via the coding sequence ATGAAAGTCATTCTCCTCGAGCGCATCGGCCGCACCGGCTCGATCGGCGACGAAGTCAGCGTGAAGGACGGCTTTGCCCGTAACTTCCTGCTGCCGCAGGGCAAGGCGCTCCGCGCGACCGAAGCCAACCGCAAGAAGTTCGAAGGCGAGCGCGCTCACATCGAGAAGCGCAACGAAGAACGCCGCAATGCCGCTGCCGGCATCGCGGAAGGCCTGAACGGCAAGACCGTCGTCATCATCCGCCAGGCTGGCGAAACCGGCCAGCTCTATGGCTCGGTCGCTTCGCGCGATATCGTGGAAGCTCTCGCCGCCGATGGCTTCATCGTGCAGCGCAGCCAGGTCGACCTCGCCGACCCGATCAAGTCGGTCGGCGTCCATGCCGTGCCGCTGAATCTGCATGCCGAAGTCGCCGTTTCGATCAACGTCAACGTTGCCCGTTCGGAAGACGAAGCCGCTCGCCAGAGCGCCGGTGAAGACGTGACCGTGACCGTCTACGAAGACGACGTCGAAGGCGATTTCGCCGCCGGCCAGAAGGACGCGCAACAGGACGACCGCTTCGACGACGAAGTCTGA
- the rpsR gene encoding 30S ribosomal protein S18 yields MAIKDLTTAQARRPFQRRRKTCPFSGEGAPKIDYKDVRLLSRYVSERGKIVPSRITAVSALKQRELARAIKRARFIGIMPYAVQ; encoded by the coding sequence ATGGCAATCAAAGACCTTACCACCGCCCAGGCCCGCCGTCCGTTCCAGCGCCGCCGCAAGACCTGCCCGTTCTCGGGCGAAGGCGCGCCAAAGATCGACTATAAGGACGTGCGCCTGCTCTCGCGTTACGTTTCCGAGCGCGGCAAGATCGTGCCGAGCCGCATCACCGCCGTTTCGGCGCTGAAGCAGCGTGAACTGGCCCGTGCGATCAAGCGCGCCCGCTTCATCGGCATCATGCCTTACGCTGTCCAATAA
- the rpsF gene encoding 30S ribosomal protein S6 — MALYEHIYLARQDVSQQQVEELTAALTEVLASGGGKVTKNEYWGLKGLSYRIRKNRKAHYTLLNIEAPAPAVAEMERQMRINEDILRFMTVRVDELEEGPSAMMQKRDRDDRDGDRAGGRPDRGGDRGGFGGGERRPRRF, encoded by the coding sequence ATGGCCCTTTACGAGCATATCTACCTGGCTCGCCAGGACGTTTCCCAGCAGCAGGTCGAAGAACTGACTGCTGCCCTGACCGAAGTCCTCGCTTCCGGCGGCGGCAAGGTCACCAAGAACGAATACTGGGGCCTCAAGGGTCTCTCCTATCGCATCCGCAAGAACCGCAAGGCGCACTACACGCTGCTGAACATCGAAGCTCCGGCCCCGGCCGTTGCCGAAATGGAACGCCAGATGCGCATCAACGAAGACATCCTGCGCTTCATGACCGTCCGCGTGGACGAGCTCGAAGAAGGCCCGTCGGCAATGATGCAGAAGCGCGATCGCGACGACCGTGATGGCGACCGCGCTGGCGGCCGTCCGGATCGCGGCGGCGACCGTGGTGGCTTCGGCGGCGGCGAACGCCGTCCGCGTCGTTTCTAA
- a CDS encoding VOC family protein: protein MKGWQRRSPLLERNGRAAERSRLHPLGGGVISICDRLSEREEVMLTDHRAYATIPAADMNRAKSWYRDKLGLTPAMEDDMGCMYKLGGGTSFLLYPTPNAGKAPNTLLSFATDDVEAEVRDLREHGVKFEEYDMPGLKTVNGVATMGKFHAAWFRDSEGNILAVGDEPN, encoded by the coding sequence ATGAAGGGGTGGCAGCGCAGGTCGCCGCTGCTCGAGCGAAATGGTCGCGCGGCGGAGCGATCACGTTTACACCCGCTCGGCGGAGGCGTAATTTCGATCTGTGACAGGCTCTCAGAAAGGGAGGAAGTTATGCTCACAGATCATCGTGCTTACGCAACCATCCCGGCTGCAGACATGAATCGTGCAAAGTCCTGGTATCGCGACAAGCTTGGCCTCACGCCGGCCATGGAGGACGACATGGGGTGCATGTACAAGCTGGGCGGCGGCACCAGCTTCCTGCTTTATCCCACGCCCAATGCCGGCAAGGCGCCGAACACCCTGCTCTCCTTCGCCACCGACGATGTGGAAGCGGAGGTTCGCGATCTGCGCGAGCATGGCGTCAAGTTCGAGGAATACGACATGCCGGGGCTCAAGACCGTCAACGGCGTCGCCACGATGGGCAAGTTCCACGCTGCCTGGTTCAGGGATTCCGAAGGCAATATCCTGGCCGTTGGCGACGAGCCGAACTAA